In Spea bombifrons isolate aSpeBom1 chromosome 12, aSpeBom1.2.pri, whole genome shotgun sequence, the following proteins share a genomic window:
- the AKT1S1 gene encoding proline-rich AKT1 substrate 1, whose protein sequence is MTDMTDNHKDAWEVLIRAAEHYRRQTGNDIVLITAYKPKLVSSFAYTIHGSGVLLEATQRYLDDIAVVHKTTVFTSPIPIYKGNKETSSGKQNSYSKSYPSIYGKEDFLSVEDNDFAKPIPQNQMPDQMTKLEGKVDEDYNQQGHLQRASEHAASDSAGLFVMDEDSNSQDCEPFFESDPEESTDDGSLTEDVPGQLPLQRNIQQYAKSLPVTVPVWGFKDKRQSNKSSDEDTGRLPSPDLERIAASMRALAHDTTQPFGDLPRPRLNTGDFQVNYRKY, encoded by the exons ATGACAGACATGACTGACAATCACAAAGATGCCTGGGAAGTTCTGATCCGCGCCGCAGAGCATTACCGCAGACAAACCGGAAACGACATTGTGCTTATCACTGCCTACAAGCCCAAGTTGGTGTCCTCCTTCGCCTACACTATCCATGGCAGCGGGGTTCTCCTAGAGGCCACCCAACGATACCTTGATGACATTGCTGTAGTACACAAAACCACTGTATTCACCAGCCCAATACCTATTTACAAAGGCAACAAGGAAACCTCATCGGGCAAGCAGAACTCTTACTCAAAGAGCTACCCCTCCATCTACGGTAAAGAGGACTTCCTCTCGGTGGAAGACAATGACTTTGCTAAGCCCATTCCCCAGAACCAAATGCCTGACCAAATGACAAAGTTAGAAGGAAAGGTTGACGAGGACTACAATCAGCAAGGCCACCTCCAGAGGGCATCTGAACATGCGGCCAGTGACTCAGCAG GACTGTTTGTAATGGATGAGGATTCCAACAGCCAGGATTGTGAACCCTTCTTTGAATCGGACCCTGAAGAGAGCACCGACG ATGGGAGCCTGACTGAGGATGTCCCGGGGCAGTTGCCTCTGCAACGCAACATTCAGCAATATGCCAAGTCTCTCCCGGTCACCGTGCCTGTCTGGGGGTTCAAGGACAAAAGGCAGAGCAATAAGTCTTCGGATGAAGATACGGGCAGG CTTCCTTCTCCCGACCTGGAAAGAATCGCTGCCAGCATGCGCGCCCTTGCTCACGACACCACCCAACCCTTCGGGGACCTTCCTCGCCCTCGACTGAACACTGGCGACTTCCAAGTAAACTACCGGAAGTATTAA